The proteins below are encoded in one region of Marinobacter sp. F4206:
- a CDS encoding VWA domain-containing protein, with translation MLTLAYPWLLLLAVIPLLLQWRRPVGHSVDAPVLPVGHWLSELPGVSRRGSATPLWQKALLFVIWLLLVVAVARPQHVGEQVQLPVSGRDLMLVVDISPSMDEQDMIIQGRSINRLQAVKVVLDDFVTRRKGDRLGLILFGTQPYVQVPLTFDLETVRTLMRESGLGMAGRATAIGDAVGLAIKRLRDRPQDQRVVILLTDGANTAGEITPDKATEIAEAAGVRLYTIGIGAESMVQRGFLGSRRVNPSRDLDEALLTRMAEQTGGRYFRARSLPELEMIYESINQLEPIELEGKFYRPVTELFVWPAGAAAVLWMTLLMLRQVRRLRLSRQQTRGEEAHG, from the coding sequence ATGCTGACCCTGGCCTACCCCTGGCTGCTGTTACTCGCGGTCATCCCCCTGCTCCTGCAATGGCGGCGGCCCGTCGGACACTCGGTTGACGCGCCGGTCTTACCGGTCGGCCACTGGTTGTCCGAACTACCCGGCGTCAGTCGACGAGGCAGTGCCACGCCACTTTGGCAAAAAGCCCTGCTGTTCGTTATCTGGCTTTTGCTGGTCGTGGCCGTGGCACGGCCACAGCATGTGGGCGAACAGGTCCAACTGCCGGTGTCCGGACGCGACCTGATGCTGGTGGTGGACATTTCCCCGAGTATGGATGAACAGGACATGATCATTCAGGGTCGAAGCATCAACCGGCTTCAAGCCGTCAAGGTTGTGCTGGACGACTTCGTCACCCGACGTAAAGGCGACCGGCTGGGATTGATCCTGTTCGGCACCCAACCCTATGTGCAGGTGCCGCTGACCTTCGACCTGGAGACCGTGCGCACCCTGATGCGTGAATCCGGGCTTGGCATGGCAGGCCGGGCTACCGCCATTGGCGACGCGGTGGGCCTCGCCATCAAGCGCCTGCGCGATCGCCCTCAGGACCAACGGGTGGTTATCCTGCTGACCGACGGTGCCAACACAGCGGGCGAAATCACTCCGGACAAGGCAACGGAGATCGCCGAAGCGGCAGGCGTTCGTTTGTATACCATTGGTATCGGCGCCGAATCCATGGTCCAGCGGGGTTTTCTGGGCTCACGTCGGGTCAATCCTTCCAGGGACCTGGACGAAGCACTGCTCACCCGCATGGCCGAGCAAACCGGTGGCCGCTACTTCCGGGCCCGGAGCCTGCCCGAACTGGAAATGATCTACGAGAGCATCAATCAGCTGGAGCCAATTGAACTGGAGGGTAAGTTTTACCGGCCCGTAACCGAGCTTTTTGTCTGGCCCGCAGGCGCAGCGGCAGTGCTTTGGATGACGCTGTTAATGCTCAGGCAGGTCAGGCGCCTTAGGCTGTCTCGCCAACAGACCAGAGGGGAGGAAGCCCATGGCTGA
- a CDS encoding VWA domain-containing protein gives MADFHFLRPLWLLLILSLPVIYITLRHLRRGDSGWSRVIPDRLLAPVIRHEGAAGTRQRSPLLPVCVAVIVLAIALAGPAWREAPTPLKQPGDSLVIALDLSLSMLATDVEPDRLTLAKRKIRDILDARQGSLNGLIVFAADAHVVAPLTDDTKTIEGMLDVLDPVIMPAAGNRADLAVAGAKTLLGQGAPGQGRILLISDDVPKRYHSAIGSTLKGTDLTLSTLVVGTEEGGPIPLAKQGFIRDNGNIVISRANPESMADLADENGGSSQALTLDETDIQALALEPTDTGDWQESENGLTVNRWQDDGYWLLWLALPLLLLGWRRGAFAIMALSIMPLVPQPAQAQDWDALWQREDQRAPELIREDPESAAEQLENPEWRGSALYRSGRFDQAVDAFASGQSARSDYNRGNALARAGKLEEAITAYDKALAKNPDLDDADYNRALVEKLLEQQKQQKNQEQQQDSGDSQSDRSEQSSKNQDQDQQQSPSQSSDSQNSGQKQSSGDSPENQNRDQQDSSAESENGQEEQEQQAGANESEQPAGQAEAPAQISERPLSQGQEQWLRRVPDNPGGLLKRKFLQQYQERQTPSDEGDTPW, from the coding sequence ATGGCTGATTTTCATTTCCTTCGACCACTCTGGCTGCTGCTGATTCTGAGCCTGCCAGTGATCTATATCACCCTCCGGCATCTGCGTCGCGGGGACAGCGGATGGTCCCGCGTGATACCGGATCGACTGCTGGCACCAGTCATCCGACACGAGGGCGCAGCGGGCACCAGACAGCGCTCGCCCCTGTTGCCGGTTTGTGTTGCCGTTATTGTGCTTGCCATTGCACTGGCGGGCCCGGCTTGGCGGGAGGCGCCGACCCCCTTGAAACAGCCCGGAGACAGTCTGGTCATTGCCCTGGATCTGTCGTTGTCCATGCTCGCCACTGACGTGGAACCAGATCGACTGACCCTGGCAAAACGAAAAATCCGGGATATCCTGGATGCCCGGCAGGGCAGCCTGAATGGACTGATCGTGTTTGCCGCCGATGCGCACGTGGTCGCCCCCCTGACCGACGACACCAAGACCATTGAAGGGATGCTGGATGTGCTTGACCCAGTGATCATGCCCGCTGCCGGAAACCGGGCCGATCTGGCTGTCGCCGGCGCCAAAACCCTGCTCGGCCAGGGAGCCCCGGGCCAGGGCCGGATTCTTCTAATCTCGGATGATGTGCCCAAGCGATACCACTCAGCCATTGGCAGCACCCTGAAGGGTACGGATCTTACCCTGAGCACCCTGGTTGTGGGCACCGAGGAGGGGGGGCCAATCCCCCTCGCCAAACAAGGTTTCATCCGCGACAACGGAAACATCGTTATCAGCCGGGCCAACCCGGAAAGCATGGCCGATCTGGCCGACGAAAACGGCGGTTCGAGCCAGGCGCTGACTCTCGACGAAACGGATATTCAGGCGCTCGCGCTGGAACCCACCGACACCGGCGACTGGCAGGAAAGCGAAAACGGTCTCACGGTGAACCGGTGGCAGGACGATGGCTACTGGCTGCTCTGGCTAGCGTTGCCCTTGCTGCTGTTGGGATGGCGACGAGGCGCATTTGCGATCATGGCCCTGAGTATCATGCCACTTGTCCCCCAACCCGCCCAGGCCCAGGACTGGGACGCACTCTGGCAGCGCGAGGATCAGCGGGCACCCGAGCTGATCCGCGAGGATCCGGAGAGCGCCGCCGAGCAACTGGAGAATCCGGAATGGCGTGGTTCGGCACTCTACAGATCGGGCAGATTCGATCAGGCCGTTGACGCCTTTGCTTCCGGCCAGAGCGCGCGGTCTGACTACAACCGGGGCAATGCCCTGGCACGAGCGGGCAAACTCGAGGAAGCCATCACCGCCTATGACAAGGCGCTGGCCAAAAATCCGGACCTGGACGATGCCGACTATAACCGTGCCCTGGTCGAGAAGCTGCTCGAGCAACAAAAGCAGCAGAAGAACCAGGAACAACAGCAGGACTCCGGCGACAGCCAGAGTGACCGTTCCGAACAGTCATCGAAGAATCAGGATCAAGACCAGCAACAGAGCCCGTCCCAATCGAGCGACAGCCAGAACTCGGGGCAGAAACAGTCGTCTGGAGACTCCCCAGAGAACCAGAACCGCGACCAACAGGATTCCTCCGCTGAGTCCGAAAACGGTCAGGAAGAGCAGGAACAGCAGGCCGGGGCCAATGAGAGCGAACAGCCCGCCGGGCAAGCCGAAGCACCGGCGCAGATCTCGGAGAGACCATTGTCCCAGGGTCAGGAACAGTGGTTACGACGGGTTCCGGACAACCCGGGCGGGCTGTTGAAACGCAAATTCCTGCAACAATACCAGGAACGTCAGACACCATCCGATGAGGGCGATACACCATGGTGA
- a CDS encoding BatD family protein, whose amino-acid sequence MVKQLTLAAVLLLLLMSLTTSLRAEELKVEPDRTRLYEGEVLTVTVTGSMKLDINLSNLFDFDLSDLPAPDIEKVEPTFEILGKNQRYSIRTENSEMIGEITWTYQLAPKRNGTLTIPTLTFRDSKSRPVTVEVVSGNPPDQGTASRDSFIELSADKAEVYVQEQLTLTIRLFFSGNLIRGELSEPQHPNAIIEPLGKQREFSRYRDGVRYRVVERRYALFPQQPGELSLEPIQFEGQARDASGKLIFLRDSEQLYTVPVKEVPAGFSGNTWLPASGLSLDENGLPPTMQVETGENLTREITLKAAGLPSEALPPLPDATPDGLRSYPEPPERSTEVTPAGLTSTLSQTSALVPVHSGQLTLPEIRIPWWNTNTDSEQVAVIPARTLQVAGSAAPVAQPPETDSTESQPDSPDTLSVSEAKPVNGITAWQWLSLALAILWLVTMMMWWRSKTPDAQHRMGSEESNPRERNLFENLIRSARAGSSSTPALLVQWMNHRFPGRQFQTASDVLDWCDDQTLATEIHRLQAHLFSPEATTTSEWDGRALAEALQRLRRHAPKASSTDSGLPPLYPGDLSA is encoded by the coding sequence ATGGTGAAACAGCTAACCTTAGCCGCTGTCCTGCTGTTACTGCTGATGAGTCTGACGACATCACTCCGGGCCGAGGAACTCAAGGTCGAGCCGGACCGAACCCGGCTCTATGAGGGCGAAGTGCTGACCGTGACTGTGACAGGTTCCATGAAGCTCGACATCAACCTGAGCAACCTGTTCGACTTTGATCTTTCCGACCTGCCCGCCCCGGACATTGAGAAGGTGGAGCCGACGTTTGAAATCCTCGGCAAGAACCAACGTTACAGTATCCGTACGGAAAACAGCGAGATGATCGGTGAAATCACCTGGACCTATCAGCTGGCGCCAAAGCGCAATGGAACCCTGACCATACCAACGCTGACGTTCAGGGATTCAAAATCCAGACCGGTAACGGTTGAGGTTGTGAGCGGCAATCCGCCCGATCAGGGCACCGCCAGCAGGGACAGCTTCATCGAGCTCTCGGCCGACAAGGCCGAGGTCTACGTACAGGAGCAACTGACGCTGACGATCCGGCTGTTCTTCAGTGGCAACCTTATCCGCGGCGAGTTATCGGAGCCTCAGCACCCTAACGCCATCATTGAGCCACTGGGTAAACAGCGGGAGTTTTCCCGCTACCGTGATGGCGTAAGGTACCGCGTCGTGGAACGCCGCTATGCCCTGTTTCCTCAGCAACCGGGAGAGCTCTCGCTGGAACCGATCCAGTTCGAGGGCCAGGCCCGCGATGCCAGCGGCAAGCTGATCTTTCTCCGGGACAGCGAACAGCTCTACACGGTACCGGTCAAGGAAGTGCCTGCCGGCTTTTCCGGTAACACCTGGCTGCCCGCCAGCGGCCTCAGCCTGGACGAGAACGGCCTGCCGCCGACCATGCAGGTGGAAACTGGCGAAAACCTCACCCGGGAAATAACCCTCAAGGCCGCTGGCCTGCCCTCGGAAGCACTCCCGCCCCTGCCCGACGCGACGCCTGATGGCCTACGCAGCTACCCCGAGCCACCGGAGCGGTCAACCGAAGTCACACCCGCAGGCCTGACCTCCACCCTGAGTCAGACCAGCGCCCTGGTGCCCGTACATTCCGGACAGCTCACGCTGCCCGAGATCCGGATCCCCTGGTGGAACACCAACACCGACAGCGAGCAAGTGGCTGTTATTCCGGCCCGAACGCTTCAGGTGGCGGGCTCTGCCGCACCGGTCGCGCAGCCGCCAGAGACCGATAGCACTGAGAGCCAACCCGATTCACCCGACACCCTCAGCGTCTCAGAGGCGAAACCGGTGAATGGCATCACTGCGTGGCAATGGCTGAGTCTGGCGCTGGCGATTCTATGGCTGGTGACCATGATGATGTGGTGGCGGTCCAAAACACCCGATGCCCAGCACCGAATGGGTAGCGAAGAGTCCAACCCCCGCGAAAGGAACCTGTTCGAGAATCTCATCCGGTCTGCCCGGGCAGGCTCCTCATCCACCCCGGCCCTATTGGTGCAGTGGATGAACCATCGCTTTCCGGGGCGTCAGTTCCAGACCGCGAGCGACGTGTTGGATTGGTGTGACGATCAGACCCTGGCAACCGAGATTCACCGCTTGCAGGCGCACCTGTTCTCCCCCGAGGCAACCACGACGTCAGAATGGGATGGCAGAGCGCTGGCCGAGGCCCTGCAACGGCTGCGTCGTCATGCCCCCAAGGCCAGCTCCACGGACTCCGGGCTCCCGCCGCTTTACCCCGGCGACCTGTCTGCCTGA
- the ccmI gene encoding c-type cytochrome biogenesis protein CcmI, whose translation MTETFWIAAAVLIILALAFVLYPVLFHSTGARERADLRNQNLLAYRSRMKELDAEYEAGILDDENYRQLKDELAGAMLDDLPENIGPDRLVSGRKSAMAVGLLAILVLPAATFLLYQEWGAMDRVEQFITMQEMGDTDAARQTRMNELAEQLREKLEASPDNSDGWAMLGQSYMRLERYEDAAWAFRRLADSVEEDGARAVALGLAAQALFYRSQGAMTEDVAAAIEAARALNPDEVNALGLLGIHAFSQQDYREAIRYWERIGKVAPDHPQLASIQGGIREAYNRLGEEPPAMKQAAADGPAVTVRVAISDAFRDQVPADTTLFVFARRVDGAGGPPLAITRLTAGALPAEVRLDDSKSMAPEAKISSAEEVMVTARLSRSGNAIAQAGDWQGSLEAPVAVGSGAPVELIIDKQLTD comes from the coding sequence ATGACCGAAACCTTCTGGATTGCCGCAGCGGTACTCATCATTCTCGCCCTTGCCTTTGTGCTCTATCCGGTGCTGTTCCACAGTACGGGAGCACGGGAGCGCGCCGACCTCAGGAACCAGAACCTGCTGGCCTACCGCAGCCGGATGAAAGAGCTGGATGCGGAATACGAAGCCGGCATCCTTGATGACGAAAACTACCGTCAGCTGAAGGATGAGCTTGCGGGCGCCATGCTCGACGATCTCCCGGAGAATATCGGCCCCGATCGCCTGGTTAGCGGCCGGAAAAGTGCGATGGCAGTCGGCCTTCTGGCCATTCTTGTGTTGCCTGCTGCGACTTTCCTGCTCTATCAGGAGTGGGGCGCCATGGATCGGGTGGAGCAGTTCATCACCATGCAGGAGATGGGGGATACAGACGCGGCGCGCCAGACCCGGATGAACGAGCTGGCCGAGCAACTGCGGGAAAAGCTTGAGGCCAGCCCGGACAATTCCGATGGTTGGGCGATGCTCGGGCAAAGCTATATGCGGCTCGAACGGTACGAGGATGCAGCCTGGGCGTTCCGTCGTCTGGCGGACAGCGTAGAGGAAGACGGAGCACGTGCCGTCGCCCTCGGGCTCGCGGCGCAAGCCCTGTTTTACCGCAGTCAAGGCGCCATGACAGAGGACGTAGCCGCCGCCATTGAGGCCGCCAGGGCCCTGAATCCCGATGAGGTGAATGCTCTGGGACTGCTGGGGATCCACGCCTTCAGTCAACAGGATTACCGCGAAGCGATTCGTTACTGGGAGCGCATCGGCAAAGTTGCGCCGGACCATCCGCAGTTGGCGTCCATTCAGGGCGGCATTCGCGAGGCGTACAACCGGTTGGGCGAGGAGCCACCGGCCATGAAACAGGCGGCGGCCGACGGTCCGGCGGTGACCGTTCGGGTCGCAATCTCGGACGCATTCCGCGATCAGGTGCCGGCTGACACCACGCTGTTTGTCTTTGCCCGTCGGGTCGATGGTGCCGGTGGGCCGCCGCTGGCGATCACGCGCCTGACGGCCGGAGCGCTACCGGCGGAGGTGCGTCTTGATGACAGCAAATCGATGGCACCCGAGGCGAAGATCTCCAGTGCCGAGGAAGTCATGGTCACGGCACGCCTCAGCCGTTCAGGGAATGCCATTGCCCAGGCGGGTGACTGGCAGGGGAGCCTCGAGGCACCTGTTGCCGTGGGTTCTGGGGCGCCGGTGGAACTGATCATCGACAAGCAGCTCACCGACTGA
- a CDS encoding cytochrome c-type biogenesis protein has product MRHLLFVLLLASLSAVVTADVADVYDFGSVEQEQRFQNLIEELRCPKCQNQNIADSNAPISKDMRAEVYRMMGEGASDREIMDALVARFGEFILYKPEVEKRTILLWATPAIAVLGGLLMVAVVVIRSRRGTAQATALTTEEKARVEKILAENDQDTRA; this is encoded by the coding sequence ATGAGGCATCTTCTATTTGTCTTGCTGCTGGCGTCTCTGTCAGCAGTGGTGACCGCAGACGTGGCGGATGTCTATGATTTTGGTTCCGTGGAGCAGGAGCAGCGATTTCAGAACCTGATTGAGGAGCTGCGTTGCCCGAAGTGCCAGAACCAGAACATTGCCGATTCGAATGCGCCGATCTCCAAGGACATGCGAGCGGAGGTGTATCGGATGATGGGCGAGGGCGCCAGCGACAGGGAGATTATGGATGCACTGGTCGCACGGTTCGGCGAGTTCATCCTTTACAAACCTGAAGTGGAAAAGCGCACTATCCTGCTTTGGGCAACGCCCGCCATAGCAGTGCTGGGCGGGCTGCTGATGGTCGCCGTCGTGGTGATCCGATCCCGGCGCGGCACCGCCCAGGCGACTGCACTGACCACCGAAGAAAAAGCCCGAGTGGAAAAGATTCTTGCAGAGAATGACCAGGACACACGCGCCTGA
- a CDS encoding DsbE family thiol:disulfide interchange protein has product MKRFFLFLPLLIAVVLGVVLFAGIGKDPTKLESALIGKPVPAFSLKDLNNPEAELDESLLRGQVQLLNVWGTWCPACRDEHDDLMRLARDKGVSIVGLNYKDNRADALVWLERLGNPYSTTIYDPKGTLGFDLGVYGAPETFVIDASGVVRYRHVGVVNEKVWQETLLPAINDARGNG; this is encoded by the coding sequence ATGAAGCGGTTTTTTCTGTTCCTTCCCCTGCTGATTGCGGTTGTGCTGGGGGTTGTCCTGTTCGCCGGGATCGGCAAGGATCCAACCAAACTGGAATCGGCCCTGATCGGCAAGCCGGTGCCGGCCTTCAGCCTGAAGGACCTCAACAACCCGGAGGCAGAGCTGGACGAGAGCCTGCTCCGTGGACAAGTGCAGCTGCTGAACGTCTGGGGCACATGGTGCCCGGCCTGTCGTGACGAACACGATGACCTCATGCGGCTGGCCCGTGATAAGGGCGTCTCCATTGTTGGTCTGAATTACAAGGACAATCGGGCAGACGCGCTGGTCTGGCTGGAACGCCTCGGGAATCCCTACAGCACCACCATATACGACCCGAAGGGAACCCTGGGGTTTGATCTGGGAGTCTACGGAGCACCGGAGACGTTTGTGATCGATGCGTCAGGCGTGGTTCGGTACCGCCACGTTGGAGTGGTCAATGAGAAGGTATGGCAGGAAACCCTGCTCCCGGCGATTAACGACGCCCGGGGGAACGGTTGA
- a CDS encoding heme lyase CcmF/NrfE family subunit encodes MYPELGQLALILALLLAVLLSVVPLAGSIAGRDNLQAFARPLATGMFVFTALAFAVLTHAFLTDDFSVAYVANNSNSLLPWYFKFSAVWGGHEGSLLLWILMLAGWTLAVAVFSRRLPAVMISQVLSILGMVAVGFLLFIIITSNPFDRLLPNIPADGADLNPLLQDFGLIVHPPMLYMGYVGFSVAFAFAIAALINGRLDAAWARWSRPWTTVAWAFLSVGIALGSWWAYYELGWGGWWFWDPVENASLLPWLSGTALMHSLAVTEKRGVFKSWTVLLAIVTFSLSLLGTFLVRSGVLTSVHAFASDPERGVFLLALLAITVIASLTLYAFRAPVVHVRARYGSLSREIFLLLNNVLLVSATLLVAVGTLYPLVLDYLEMGKLSIGEPFFNLTFSPLAVATGLLLGTGIFSRWKKTDGGWLGRKLLWPLAISLVASTAVLIGYGGFTPWAFAGIFSAMWVAVATFWDLWEKSSSRKGRIHGLKRQSRSYYGMVLGHLGLAITMAGATVVSNYGIERDVRMVPGDVATVGDYQFVFREIGERRGPNFTAQYGSFDVILDGERIADLHPEKRQYSVGMSVMTEADIDAGLFRDIFVAIGERISDDAWAIRLQYKPLVRWLWLGSLFMAAGGFLAISDRRYRIRERAGAGERARGDNAGHSDDPAGALS; translated from the coding sequence ATGTATCCGGAACTCGGACAGCTTGCACTGATTCTCGCGCTGTTGCTGGCAGTGCTCCTTTCCGTAGTACCCCTGGCGGGTTCTATTGCCGGGCGGGACAATCTCCAGGCCTTTGCCCGCCCTCTGGCGACCGGCATGTTTGTCTTTACCGCGCTGGCGTTCGCGGTACTGACCCATGCCTTCCTGACCGATGATTTCTCTGTCGCCTACGTGGCCAATAACAGCAACAGCCTGCTGCCCTGGTACTTCAAGTTCAGTGCGGTCTGGGGCGGCCATGAAGGGTCGTTGCTGTTGTGGATACTGATGCTCGCAGGCTGGACTCTGGCCGTGGCGGTGTTCAGCCGGCGCCTGCCCGCGGTGATGATCTCCCAGGTTTTGTCGATTCTGGGCATGGTCGCCGTTGGCTTTCTTCTGTTTATCATTATCACCTCCAATCCATTTGACCGACTGTTGCCGAACATTCCGGCTGACGGCGCCGACCTGAATCCGCTGCTGCAGGACTTTGGCCTGATTGTGCATCCGCCCATGCTGTACATGGGGTATGTCGGTTTCTCTGTAGCGTTTGCCTTTGCCATTGCCGCGTTGATCAATGGTCGCCTGGATGCGGCATGGGCCCGCTGGTCGCGCCCCTGGACAACCGTTGCCTGGGCCTTCCTTTCCGTGGGTATTGCCCTGGGCAGCTGGTGGGCCTACTACGAGCTGGGCTGGGGCGGCTGGTGGTTCTGGGATCCGGTCGAAAATGCCTCGCTCCTGCCCTGGCTTTCGGGAACCGCGTTGATGCATTCGTTGGCCGTGACTGAGAAACGCGGTGTGTTCAAAAGCTGGACGGTGCTGCTCGCGATCGTCACATTCTCACTCAGTTTGCTGGGAACCTTCCTGGTGCGCTCCGGCGTCCTGACCTCGGTACACGCCTTTGCCTCGGACCCCGAGCGCGGCGTGTTCCTGCTGGCCCTGCTGGCAATCACCGTGATCGCCAGCCTGACCCTGTATGCCTTTCGTGCGCCTGTGGTCCACGTCCGGGCCCGTTACGGTTCGCTGTCGCGGGAAATTTTCCTGCTGCTGAACAATGTGCTGCTGGTCTCGGCCACTCTTCTGGTCGCGGTGGGAACGTTGTATCCGCTGGTGCTGGATTATCTCGAGATGGGCAAGCTGTCCATCGGCGAGCCCTTCTTCAACCTCACCTTCAGCCCGCTGGCGGTCGCCACTGGTCTACTGCTCGGCACCGGCATCTTCTCGCGCTGGAAAAAGACCGACGGCGGCTGGCTGGGGCGCAAGCTGCTGTGGCCACTGGCGATCAGCCTCGTGGCAAGCACCGCCGTCCTGATCGGCTATGGCGGCTTCACCCCCTGGGCGTTCGCCGGAATCTTTTCCGCCATGTGGGTAGCAGTAGCCACATTCTGGGATCTCTGGGAAAAATCCTCGTCCCGCAAGGGCCGGATCCACGGGCTGAAGCGCCAGTCCCGTAGTTACTACGGCATGGTCCTCGGTCACCTTGGGCTGGCGATCACCATGGCCGGTGCCACGGTGGTGTCCAATTACGGAATCGAGCGGGATGTCCGGATGGTTCCGGGCGATGTCGCCACGGTGGGTGACTACCAGTTCGTCTTTCGCGAGATTGGCGAGCGCCGAGGTCCCAATTTCACCGCGCAATACGGCAGCTTTGACGTAATCCTCGATGGCGAGCGGATCGCCGACCTGCATCCGGAGAAACGGCAGTACTCGGTGGGTATGAGTGTCATGACCGAGGCGGATATCGACGCCGGGCTGTTCCGGGACATTTTCGTTGCCATTGGTGAGCGCATTTCGGACGACGCCTGGGCTATCCGGCTCCAGTATAAGCCCCTAGTTCGCTGGCTCTGGTTGGGCTCGCTGTTCATGGCTGCGGGTGGATTCCTTGCGATTTCCGACCGTCGTTACCGTATCCGTGAGCGGGCCGGAGCAGGGGAGCGTGCTCGCGGAGATAACGCTGGTCACTCTGATGATCCTGCTGGAGCTTTATCATGA
- the ccmE gene encoding cytochrome c maturation protein CcmE, with translation MHPIRKKRLTIVLFLMAGIAVAVGLTTYALRQNINLFYDPSQISAGEAPVEVRIRAGGMVEEGSVVRDPNSLKVEFRVTDFNASVPVEYVGILPDLFAEGQGVVAMGQLNAEGRFVADQVLAKHDENYMPPEVADALAKSAKNQKESGQAGDAAAY, from the coding sequence ATGCACCCGATCCGTAAAAAACGGCTGACCATTGTTCTATTCCTGATGGCCGGTATTGCCGTCGCGGTAGGTCTGACCACCTACGCACTGCGCCAGAACATCAATCTGTTCTACGATCCGAGTCAGATTTCTGCGGGCGAGGCGCCGGTAGAAGTGCGAATTCGAGCCGGCGGCATGGTTGAGGAAGGTTCGGTGGTACGCGACCCGAACAGTCTGAAAGTGGAGTTCCGGGTGACCGACTTCAACGCGTCGGTTCCGGTTGAGTATGTCGGCATTCTGCCGGATCTGTTTGCCGAGGGGCAGGGTGTTGTTGCCATGGGGCAGCTGAACGCGGAGGGTCGCTTTGTCGCGGATCAGGTGTTGGCCAAACACGACGAAAATTACATGCCACCCGAGGTGGCAGATGCTTTGGCGAAGTCGGCGAAGAACCAGAAAGAGTCGGGCCAGGCTGGAGACGCCGCCGCTTACTGA
- the ccmD gene encoding heme exporter protein CcmD, protein MAFESFAAFLSMEGHGPYVWTCYGAFFVLMAAMMVWSLRRRRAVIESCRRQYESLEANDGGAANRASATFTRVNVSQD, encoded by the coding sequence ATGGCGTTTGAATCCTTTGCCGCGTTTCTCTCGATGGAGGGCCACGGCCCATATGTGTGGACCTGTTACGGTGCCTTTTTTGTGCTTATGGCGGCGATGATGGTCTGGTCGCTGCGGCGCCGTCGGGCGGTCATCGAGTCCTGCCGTCGGCAGTATGAATCCCTTGAGGCGAATGACGGTGGCGCTGCTAACCGCGCATCGGCCACGTTCACCCGAGTTAACGTTTCCCAAGACTGA
- the ccmC gene encoding heme ABC transporter permease CcmC, with the protein MWQIFHKLGSPKWFFGIATRLMPWLLAGGSLLLVAGVVWGLGFAPQDYLQGNSYRIIFIHVPTAFLAQSVYIMMAVAAVVTLVWRMKLADVFVKAVAPVGLMLTFLALFTGAVWGKPTWGTWWIWDARLTSMLILLFLYGGVIALDRAINDEKSAARAVAVLVLVGVVNIPIIKYSVEWWNTLHQPATFKLTEKPSMPAEMWVPLLLSVLGLYLIFGWFACLRMQTEILVREQRTRWVKEYVMAGRT; encoded by the coding sequence ATGTGGCAGATTTTTCATAAACTGGGCTCACCCAAATGGTTCTTCGGGATTGCAACCCGGTTAATGCCCTGGCTGTTGGCCGGTGGCAGTCTGTTATTGGTGGCGGGTGTTGTATGGGGGCTGGGATTTGCGCCACAGGACTACCTTCAGGGAAACAGCTACCGGATCATTTTCATTCATGTGCCAACGGCGTTTCTTGCGCAGTCGGTGTACATCATGATGGCGGTCGCCGCAGTGGTGACGCTGGTTTGGCGCATGAAGCTGGCCGATGTCTTTGTCAAGGCGGTGGCTCCTGTTGGCCTGATGCTGACCTTCCTCGCGCTTTTCACCGGCGCCGTCTGGGGCAAGCCAACCTGGGGAACCTGGTGGATCTGGGACGCCCGGCTGACATCCATGCTGATCCTTCTGTTTCTCTATGGGGGGGTGATCGCCCTGGATCGAGCCATCAATGATGAAAAATCCGCCGCCCGGGCGGTGGCTGTTCTGGTGTTGGTCGGGGTGGTGAATATCCCTATCATCAAGTACTCCGTGGAATGGTGGAATACACTGCACCAGCCGGCAACCTTCAAACTCACGGAAAAGCCCTCCATGCCGGCAGAAATGTGGGTTCCGCTGTTGTTGTCGGTGCTGGGTTTGTATCTGATTTTTGGCTGGTTCGCCTGCCTGCGCATGCAGACGGAGATACTGGTCCGTGAGCAACGCACGAGGTGGGTCAAAGAGTATGTTATGGCGGGGAGAACCTGA